A genomic stretch from Pirellulales bacterium includes:
- the rho gene encoding transcription termination factor Rho, protein MSEIRQPRVTKTNTLSDAKDYVTETAELEGEPLSLAEEIAEEAALGGDDTHDRYEQIKHGDIHIAELQRMSMPQLIEQARRENLTELTGIKKQDLIFKILKERVKLNGLMFGEGTLEVLPDGFGFLRSPDYHYLSCPDDIYVSPSQIRRFGLRTGATVSGQIRPPKENERYFALLRVEAINYQDPNLVSERVSFDELTPLHPDKRVVLEAAPEEINMRVVDLIVPIGFGQRGLIVSPPRAGKTILLQKMAKSVLINHPEVYVIMLLIDERPEEVTDMERQVKGPNCEVISSTFDEPSARHLQVSEMVIEKAKRMVEYGHDVIIFLDSITRLARAWNAEVPHSGKILSGGVDANALQRPKRFFGAARKVEEGGSLTIIATALVDTGSKMDEVIFEEFKGTGNLEVVLDRKLVDKRVWPAIDVNRSGTRREEMLMDPEEHRRVCILRRVLNDMNPTDAMELLVNRLQKTKSNAEFLMSMNTK, encoded by the coding sequence ATGTCGGAAATTCGACAACCTCGCGTCACGAAGACCAATACCCTTTCCGACGCCAAGGATTACGTCACCGAGACGGCGGAGCTGGAAGGCGAGCCCCTGTCGTTGGCCGAGGAAATCGCCGAAGAGGCGGCCCTCGGGGGCGACGACACCCACGACCGCTACGAGCAGATCAAGCACGGCGACATTCACATCGCCGAATTGCAGCGCATGAGCATGCCGCAATTGATCGAGCAGGCGCGCCGCGAGAATCTCACCGAACTGACCGGCATCAAAAAGCAGGACTTGATCTTCAAGATTCTGAAAGAGCGCGTGAAGCTCAACGGCCTGATGTTCGGCGAAGGAACGCTCGAGGTGCTGCCCGACGGCTTCGGTTTCTTGCGCAGCCCCGACTATCACTACCTCTCCTGCCCGGATGACATTTACGTCTCGCCCAGCCAGATCCGCCGGTTCGGGCTGCGCACGGGGGCGACCGTGTCGGGCCAGATCCGTCCCCCCAAGGAGAACGAGCGGTACTTCGCTCTCTTGCGCGTCGAGGCGATCAATTACCAGGACCCGAACCTGGTCTCGGAGCGCGTTTCGTTCGACGAGCTGACGCCGCTGCACCCCGACAAGCGCGTGGTGCTGGAGGCCGCTCCGGAAGAGATCAACATGCGCGTCGTCGACCTGATCGTGCCGATCGGGTTCGGCCAGCGCGGTTTGATCGTCAGCCCGCCTCGCGCCGGCAAGACGATCCTGCTGCAGAAGATGGCCAAGAGCGTGCTGATCAATCACCCCGAGGTGTACGTGATCATGCTCCTGATCGACGAACGGCCCGAAGAAGTGACCGATATGGAGCGTCAGGTCAAAGGGCCGAATTGCGAAGTGATCAGCTCGACCTTCGACGAGCCGTCGGCCCGGCACCTGCAAGTCTCGGAAATGGTCATCGAAAAGGCGAAGCGGATGGTCGAATACGGGCACGACGTGATCATCTTCCTCGATTCGATCACGCGGCTGGCGCGGGCCTGGAACGCCGAAGTGCCGCACTCGGGCAAGATTCTATCGGGCGGTGTCGATGCCAACGCCCTGCAGCGGCCCAAGCGCTTCTTCGGCGCGGCCCGCAAGGTCGAAGAAGGGGGCTCGCTGACGATCATCGCCACCGCCCTGGTCGACACGGGCAGCAAGATGGACGAAGTGATCTTCGAGGAGTTCAAGGGAACCGGCAACCTCGAGGTCGTGCTCGATCGCAAGCTGGTCGACAAGCGCGTCTGGCCGGCGATCGACGTCAACCGCAGCGGTACGCGCCGCGAGGAAATGCTGATGGACCCCGAGGAGCATCGCCGGGTGTGCATTCTGCGCCGCGTGCTCAACGACATGAACCCAACCGACGCCATGGAACTGCTGGTCAATCGCTTGCAGAAGACCAAGAGCAATGCCGAGTTCCTGATGAGCATGAATACGAAGTAG
- the coaE gene encoding dephospho-CoA kinase (Dephospho-CoA kinase (CoaE) performs the final step in coenzyme A biosynthesis.), translating into MRIIGLVGGIASGKSLVAQQLVELGAGWLDADRAGHEVLELEEVKQAIRDRFGEEVVGADGRLSRPAIGRRVFGGGSAGTDRATADRQFLEQLTHPRIGELLGRQAAALEAAGKQVLVLDAPLLMEAGWNKFCDKTVFVEAPREVRLERARGRGWSDAEFNAREAAQKSLDVKRDRADVILDNSGSPEATREQVNRLWQSLVG; encoded by the coding sequence GTGCGAATAATTGGGTTAGTCGGGGGGATTGCTAGCGGAAAGAGCCTGGTAGCTCAACAATTGGTAGAATTAGGAGCCGGTTGGTTGGACGCCGATCGAGCCGGACACGAGGTCCTGGAACTGGAAGAGGTAAAGCAGGCGATACGCGACCGCTTCGGGGAGGAAGTGGTCGGAGCCGACGGGCGGCTTTCGCGGCCGGCGATTGGCCGGCGCGTCTTTGGCGGAGGCAGTGCCGGCACAGATCGTGCGACCGCTGACCGGCAATTTCTCGAGCAATTGACGCACCCCCGTATTGGCGAATTGTTAGGTCGCCAGGCTGCTGCTTTGGAGGCCGCGGGAAAGCAAGTCCTGGTGTTGGATGCACCACTACTGATGGAAGCTGGCTGGAACAAATTTTGCGACAAAACGGTTTTCGTCGAGGCCCCGCGTGAGGTACGATTAGAAAGAGCCCGAGGGCGCGGCTGGAGCGACGCGGAATTCAACGCTCGTGAGGCCGCGCAAAAGTCCTTGGACGTGAAGCGCGATCGCGCCGATGTGATTCTGGATAACTCCGGTTCGCCGGAGGCCACACGCGAGCAAGTCAATCGTTTGTGGCAATCGCTCGTCGGTTGA
- the ftsY gene encoding signal recognition particle-docking protein FtsY, protein MGFLDRFKKKGETPPPEQGAKPAQEHAPEGTVRVGPGEKTVIVADRPTVAAAPPTVATPVATPPAVSPAAKAPAPTPAEPAAKRSPPEPETPAPAPAEPPKKTGFFAKIREGLKKTTRILNTDIRDLFKSEGRLVDDAFLDELLEILIKTDMGVAFAQQSIEQVRTDFRGRVVHMEDVVGSLKKKLKELLKQPEEPIRFAPTGTTVIMVAGVNGAGKTTSIAKLGWTFINQGKKVVLGAGDTFRAAAVEQLGEWAKRLGAEIVKGEANSDPASVAHRAVSRAVEIGADVCIVDTAGRLQTQQNLMKELTKIHTVIGKKVPGAPHEVLLVLDATTGQNGISQAKSFSEAVQCTGIVLAKIDGTAKGGVVVAIRQQVGLPVKYLGVGEKAEDMTLFNPDQFVEAMFDDLLPTGGVQ, encoded by the coding sequence ATGGGTTTTCTCGATCGCTTCAAGAAAAAGGGAGAGACGCCGCCGCCGGAGCAAGGCGCGAAGCCTGCGCAGGAGCACGCGCCCGAGGGGACGGTGCGCGTGGGTCCCGGTGAGAAGACGGTCATCGTGGCGGATCGCCCGACGGTGGCGGCAGCACCGCCAACCGTGGCAACACCTGTCGCGACACCTCCTGCCGTATCTCCAGCTGCCAAAGCTCCCGCGCCGACCCCGGCCGAGCCTGCTGCAAAACGATCACCTCCCGAGCCCGAGACGCCGGCCCCCGCGCCCGCCGAGCCGCCAAAGAAGACCGGCTTTTTCGCCAAGATTCGCGAAGGCCTGAAAAAGACCACGCGCATCCTCAACACCGACATTCGCGACCTGTTCAAGAGTGAAGGCCGGCTGGTCGACGATGCTTTTCTCGATGAGCTGCTGGAAATCCTCATCAAGACCGACATGGGCGTGGCTTTTGCGCAGCAATCCATCGAGCAGGTGCGGACCGACTTCCGCGGCCGTGTCGTCCACATGGAAGACGTCGTCGGCAGCCTGAAGAAGAAGCTCAAGGAGTTGCTGAAACAGCCCGAGGAGCCGATTCGTTTTGCTCCCACCGGCACGACCGTGATCATGGTGGCAGGCGTAAACGGCGCCGGCAAGACGACGTCGATCGCCAAGCTCGGGTGGACCTTCATCAACCAGGGCAAGAAGGTAGTGCTGGGCGCCGGCGATACCTTCCGCGCCGCCGCCGTCGAGCAACTTGGCGAGTGGGCCAAGCGCTTAGGTGCAGAAATCGTCAAGGGTGAGGCCAACAGCGATCCGGCCAGCGTCGCGCATCGCGCCGTCAGCCGCGCCGTGGAAATCGGCGCCGACGTGTGCATCGTCGATACGGCCGGCCGTCTGCAAACGCAGCAGAACCTGATGAAGGAACTTACGAAGATTCACACCGTCATCGGCAAGAAGGTGCCCGGCGCGCCGCACGAAGTGCTGTTGGTGCTCGACGCCACGACCGGGCAGAACGGCATCAGCCAGGCAAAGAGTTTTAGTGAAGCCGTGCAGTGTACGGGCATCGTCTTGGCAAAGATCGACGGCACCGCCAAGGGCGGCGTCGTAGTGGCCATTCGTCAGCAGGTCGGCCTGCCGGTGAAGTACCTCGGCGTCGGTGAGAAGGCCGAGGACATGACCCTTTTCAATCCCGACCAGTTTGTCGAAGCCATGTTCGACGATCTGCTTCCGACCGGAGGGGTGCAATAG
- the ribH gene encoding 6,7-dimethyl-8-ribityllumazine synthase yields MPQTFEGKTKATAAAIAIVVSRYNESVTGRLLTGALETLAKSGVPEKQVTVAWVPGAFEIPVVAARLADSERYAAVICLGAVIRGETTHDQHINRAVSLELAGLSVRTGIPVLFGLLTCDSLEQAIHRSGGNVGNKGSDCAEAALQMIDLISQLPR; encoded by the coding sequence ATGCCACAAACGTTCGAAGGTAAAACCAAAGCCACGGCAGCAGCGATTGCGATCGTCGTCTCGCGCTACAACGAGTCGGTGACGGGCCGGCTGCTTACCGGTGCGCTCGAGACGCTCGCCAAATCGGGCGTCCCTGAGAAGCAAGTCACCGTGGCCTGGGTTCCGGGGGCTTTCGAAATTCCCGTCGTGGCAGCCCGATTGGCCGATAGCGAACGCTATGCCGCCGTGATTTGCCTGGGAGCGGTGATTCGCGGCGAGACGACGCACGATCAGCACATCAACCGGGCGGTGAGCCTGGAACTGGCCGGTCTTTCGGTCCGCACTGGCATTCCAGTATTATTTGGCCTGCTCACGTGCGACAGCCTCGAACAGGCGATCCACCGCTCGGGCGGTAACGTAGGCAATAAGGGGAGTGACTGCGCCGAAGCCGCCTTACAAATGATCGATTTGATTTCGCAGTTGCCGCGTTAG
- the dacB gene encoding D-alanyl-D-alanine carboxypeptidase/D-alanyl-D-alanine-endopeptidase, with the protein MRRALRFLTLAIFAVYPFAADRAAANDLAKRIEALIDAPEFQHAHWGLLIVDMESGDTLYERAADKLFAPASTTKLFSVAAALDEFGADYRFETPVYADGQVDSDGRLHGNLVLVASGDLTMGGRTDEAGHIAFVDSDHTYANFSRSAEITRSDPLAGLNELARQVAAGGIKHVAGDVLIDDRLFDTAQGTGSGPGRLTPIMINDNLIDVRILPTTPDHPAKVEWRPHTSAVRVDVQVETVRSEDETRVDIESPIGDVVIVHGQIAAEAKPLVRIHEVPDAASFARSLLIEALRRAGVDVQASPLESNDDDELPDEEDYPGLSRVAVLKSPPFSESARLILKVSHNLHASTLPLLIAARHGERTLAAGLRRQHDFLAKAGIDVDTISFGGGAGGDRADYTSPRVTVQLLRYMATRPDFAVYHDALPILGEDGTLATAVPKDSPARGKVRAKTGTLVWSNTMNGTSILNSKALAGYGTTHLGKRVAMSLVVNQVQIAKSEDRERIGQVLGRLCEAICEE; encoded by the coding sequence GTGCGACGCGCACTTCGTTTTCTGACGCTAGCGATCTTCGCGGTCTACCCGTTCGCCGCAGATCGCGCCGCTGCCAATGATCTTGCCAAGCGCATCGAAGCTCTTATCGACGCGCCGGAATTCCAGCATGCCCATTGGGGCTTGTTGATCGTCGACATGGAGTCGGGCGACACGCTTTACGAGCGCGCGGCCGACAAGCTGTTCGCACCGGCCTCGACGACGAAGTTGTTTTCTGTTGCCGCGGCACTCGACGAATTCGGCGCCGACTATCGTTTCGAAACGCCCGTCTATGCCGACGGGCAGGTCGACAGCGACGGCCGATTGCATGGCAACCTGGTGCTGGTGGCCAGCGGTGACTTGACGATGGGAGGCCGCACCGACGAGGCAGGCCATATCGCGTTCGTCGATTCGGATCACACGTATGCCAACTTCAGTCGCTCGGCCGAGATCACGCGCTCGGATCCGCTCGCCGGGCTGAACGAACTGGCCCGGCAGGTCGCCGCCGGCGGCATCAAGCACGTCGCGGGGGACGTGCTTATCGACGATCGATTGTTCGACACCGCGCAAGGGACCGGCAGCGGGCCAGGTCGCCTGACGCCGATCATGATCAACGACAATTTGATCGACGTGCGGATTTTGCCGACCACGCCCGATCATCCGGCCAAGGTCGAGTGGCGTCCGCATACGTCGGCGGTACGCGTCGACGTGCAAGTCGAGACGGTGCGCTCCGAGGATGAAACGCGCGTCGACATCGAATCGCCCATCGGAGACGTCGTGATCGTTCATGGCCAGATCGCGGCCGAGGCGAAGCCGCTCGTGCGAATTCACGAAGTTCCTGACGCGGCGTCGTTCGCGCGGTCGCTGTTGATCGAGGCGTTGCGGCGCGCGGGGGTCGACGTGCAAGCCTCGCCCTTGGAGTCGAACGACGACGACGAGCTACCTGACGAAGAAGATTACCCGGGGCTATCGCGCGTGGCGGTGCTGAAATCGCCGCCGTTCTCGGAATCGGCCAGGCTGATCCTCAAGGTCAGCCACAATCTGCACGCCAGCACGTTGCCGCTTTTGATAGCCGCCCGGCATGGCGAGCGCACGCTCGCGGCGGGCTTGCGCCGGCAACACGATTTTCTCGCCAAGGCCGGCATCGACGTCGACACGATTTCGTTCGGCGGCGGAGCCGGCGGCGACCGGGCTGATTACACTTCGCCGCGCGTCACCGTGCAACTGCTCCGCTATATGGCCACGCGGCCCGACTTCGCCGTATACCACGACGCGCTGCCGATTCTCGGCGAAGACGGCACGCTGGCCACGGCCGTACCCAAGGACAGCCCTGCTCGTGGAAAAGTCCGCGCCAAGACCGGCACGCTCGTCTGGTCGAATACGATGAACGGCACGTCGATCCTCAATAGCAAGGCCCTGGCCGGCTACGGCACAACGCACTTAGGAAAGCGCGTGGCCATGTCGCTGGTCGTCAATCAGGTGCAAATCGCGAAGTCCGAAGACCGCGAACGCATCGGCCAGGTGCTCGGCAGGCTGTGCGAGGCGATATGCGAGGAATAG
- a CDS encoding acetamidase/formamidase family protein: protein MQRIEREQARKYAFNSQDTPLLKVEPGETFEIETYDASTGYFRTPEDKAIPARRPGFDRLPPLANPIGGPVWVKGAERGDVLVVSIEEIVVDDYSWIAVGPRRGPLGESTRWPELSADYTTRIFRHTAGASGTMRDGTLKFNDRITWPLTPFVGTLGVAPDREVTTSVDGQGEWGGNLDIRDATAGNRIYLPVFHQGALFYLGDVHASQGDTEFTGTAAETKSTVRLKLEVIKQKRLPWMRIEKPDSIVSVYAFRPLEVAVETATINLMDWLIADYGFSPTDAYCFVSTCPDFRINVYQMCKLGKLNYVAGAEVPKRYLK, encoded by the coding sequence GTGCAACGCATCGAGCGCGAACAGGCACGCAAATACGCCTTTAATAGCCAAGACACACCGCTGTTGAAGGTCGAGCCGGGCGAGACGTTCGAAATCGAAACGTACGACGCCAGCACCGGCTACTTCCGCACCCCCGAAGACAAGGCCATTCCCGCCCGTCGCCCCGGCTTCGATCGATTGCCGCCACTGGCTAATCCGATTGGCGGGCCCGTGTGGGTCAAGGGCGCCGAGCGCGGCGACGTGCTGGTCGTCTCGATCGAAGAAATCGTGGTCGACGATTACTCGTGGATCGCCGTCGGGCCGCGCCGCGGGCCGCTCGGCGAGTCGACGCGCTGGCCCGAATTATCGGCCGACTACACCACGCGCATCTTTCGCCACACCGCGGGCGCAAGCGGCACGATGCGCGACGGCACGTTGAAATTCAACGACCGCATTACCTGGCCGCTGACCCCTTTCGTCGGCACGCTGGGCGTCGCGCCTGACCGTGAAGTCACGACCAGCGTCGACGGGCAAGGGGAATGGGGGGGCAATCTCGACATTCGCGACGCCACGGCCGGGAACCGTATCTACCTGCCCGTGTTTCACCAGGGCGCACTTTTTTATCTGGGCGACGTACACGCCAGCCAGGGAGACACGGAATTCACGGGCACGGCTGCCGAAACGAAATCGACGGTGCGCCTGAAGCTGGAAGTCATCAAGCAGAAGCGGCTGCCATGGATGCGGATCGAAAAGCCCGACTCGATCGTGTCGGTGTACGCGTTTCGCCCGCTGGAGGTCGCGGTCGAAACGGCCACGATCAACCTGATGGACTGGCTGATCGCGGACTACGGTTTCTCGCCGACCGATGCCTATTGCTTCGTCAGCACCTGCCCCGATTTCCGCATCAACGTCTACCAGATGTGCAAGCTCGGCAAGCTGAACTACGTGGCAGGCGCCGAAGTGCCAAAGCGGTACTTGAAGTAG
- the nusB gene encoding transcription antitermination factor NusB has translation MTRRSRAREVALQVLYQEDLNPLPDHARSDAFVAARLCPELTPEEIVGQGLSREQVQLLRLRGQELVDLAQSLVNGVRRNQTELDSLLSRTADNWSLERMAATDRNVLRLGAYEILYTATPGRVAINEAVELAKRFGTAHSAQFVNGILDRFLAGHAGNK, from the coding sequence ATGACACGCCGTAGTCGAGCCCGTGAAGTTGCCCTGCAAGTTCTCTATCAAGAGGACTTGAATCCCTTGCCGGATCATGCCCGCAGCGATGCGTTTGTCGCCGCGCGCCTTTGCCCGGAGCTGACGCCGGAGGAAATCGTGGGGCAGGGACTATCGCGCGAGCAAGTGCAGTTGCTGCGCTTGCGTGGACAGGAATTGGTCGATCTGGCGCAGTCGCTCGTCAATGGCGTGCGCCGCAACCAGACGGAACTCGATTCGCTCTTGTCGCGCACGGCGGACAATTGGAGCCTGGAACGCATGGCCGCGACGGACCGCAACGTGCTGCGGCTGGGCGCGTACGAGATTCTTTACACCGCGACACCCGGCCGCGTGGCCATCAACGAGGCGGTTGAATTGGCCAAGCGGTTCGGCACCGCCCACAGCGCACAGTTCGTGAACGGCATCCTCGACCGCTTTCTGGCGGGGCATGCGGGCAACAAGTGA
- a CDS encoding L,D-transpeptidase family protein translates to MQAFKTLLIVAVLSAVAYGVYVALTGARDVEPPPGVVAEDWQGGPQIELPTMDGSQNTPPANLTGAPPAAASPAPQVVQPQTATAVEAPPFTATPAAPDTSAAPPFVAPSVGPSNPGALPGGDGSAGLAPPPVNDATMTVPDVQQPPIGDGAMNGANVVQPAGNAPPASGLPESTFATDFATAQALLAESRLDPALLLLSRWYDDPRLTEQDQQALMPLLNQLAGTVIYSQEHFLLPAYEVQPGDTLDRVAQQYRVPWQILAKINGVGDPNQLRPGDKLKVVQGPFDASVNMRTRQLTMMLGGRFAGRFPIGIGADQAAPEGEFVVKNKTPNPTYYGPDRVIDANDPANPLGKYWIGLDDHFGIHGTNDPGSIGQANSPGCIRLSPRDIEDVYDMMTSESRVRIVR, encoded by the coding sequence GTGCAGGCATTTAAGACGCTCCTCATTGTCGCGGTACTCTCCGCGGTCGCCTATGGCGTGTACGTTGCGCTCACGGGCGCGCGCGACGTCGAGCCGCCACCCGGCGTAGTCGCCGAGGATTGGCAAGGCGGTCCGCAAATCGAATTGCCCACGATGGACGGCTCGCAAAACACACCGCCCGCGAATCTCACCGGCGCGCCGCCGGCCGCGGCATCGCCGGCGCCGCAAGTCGTACAACCACAAACGGCCACGGCGGTCGAGGCGCCTCCCTTCACCGCCACGCCCGCCGCGCCGGACACGAGCGCGGCGCCGCCGTTCGTGGCACCGAGTGTGGGCCCCAGCAATCCTGGCGCGCTGCCGGGGGGTGATGGCTCTGCCGGTCTCGCGCCGCCACCTGTGAACGACGCGACGATGACCGTGCCTGACGTTCAGCAGCCGCCAATCGGCGATGGAGCGATGAACGGCGCCAACGTTGTCCAGCCGGCCGGCAATGCTCCGCCGGCGAGTGGCTTGCCCGAGAGCACGTTCGCCACCGACTTCGCGACGGCGCAGGCGCTCTTGGCCGAGTCGCGGTTGGATCCGGCCCTGCTTCTCTTGTCGCGCTGGTACGACGACCCGCGCCTCACGGAGCAGGATCAACAGGCGCTGATGCCGCTACTGAACCAATTAGCGGGCACGGTGATTTACTCGCAAGAACATTTCTTGCTTCCGGCCTATGAAGTACAGCCCGGCGACACGCTGGACCGCGTGGCCCAACAATACCGCGTGCCCTGGCAGATACTGGCCAAGATCAACGGCGTGGGCGATCCGAATCAATTGCGTCCCGGCGACAAGCTGAAAGTCGTGCAAGGGCCGTTCGACGCCAGCGTCAACATGCGCACGCGACAGTTGACGATGATGCTAGGCGGTCGTTTCGCCGGGCGTTTTCCCATCGGGATCGGAGCGGATCAAGCGGCGCCCGAGGGTGAGTTTGTCGTGAAGAACAAAACACCCAATCCGACTTATTACGGACCCGACCGCGTGATCGACGCGAACGATCCGGCCAACCCGCTCGGCAAGTATTGGATCGGGCTGGATGACCACTTCGGCATCCACGGCACGAACGACCCGGGCAGCATCGGCCAGGCCAACTCGCCAGGCTGTATCCGCCTCAGCCCACGCGACATTGAAGACGTCTACGACATGATGACGAGCGAATCGCGGGTGCGAATCGTCCGTTAA